The following coding sequences are from one uncultured Desulfobacter sp. window:
- a CDS encoding TRAP transporter permease, translated as MEPCNMEPQSTEKETDGEAIVVKKRLSPQMESLLYWTGVLMAVFHIWVNTVGVMPEIQRNAIHFGFILFMGYLIYPFNERFASKLKWVDVGLALLAVCAALYLVFFEDALHARNEVPILSDLIFAGIAIVLMLEITRRTCGYIIPTLAIIFLGYALWFGQYMGGMWSFPGVSLQRMLYRMYFAPDGIFGTIATISSTFVFLFVLFAAFLLKSGAGDFIIRLSVAAMGKMIGGPAKMAVFASGLMGSISGSAVANTVGTGSITIPLMKRVGFSAKFAGGVEAAASTGGQLMPPIMGAGAFIMSQWTQIPYLQIVGVAIIPALLYFLSVAFFVHLRAKKQGLKVMEDHEIPKISDVMKEGWHFFIPIGVLIGLLMAGFTPTYSACAGIAAIVAASWLNKNTRMGLGDILDAFAQGSRGMVTTGVILLCSGIVIGVVLMVGAGIKFSILISGIAGGSLLITIILVALASLVLGMGLPVTASYIVLAVLAAPSLEMLGAPLIGAHMLIFWYSQDANVTPPVCLAAYSAAGISGSAPLATGIESWKLAKGLYIIPLLFVYTPILFQGNFMEVAEVSIAALVGLFCFAAFFEGYHRNHLNWLFRAGYLASGVLLIWPLMWCHGAGLALFITLALLQGKPARN; from the coding sequence ATGGAACCATGTAACATGGAGCCCCAAAGCACAGAAAAAGAGACGGACGGCGAGGCCATCGTCGTAAAAAAACGATTATCGCCGCAGATGGAATCTCTGCTCTACTGGACCGGCGTTTTGATGGCAGTGTTTCATATCTGGGTGAATACGGTGGGGGTAATGCCTGAAATACAGCGTAACGCCATCCATTTTGGATTTATTTTGTTCATGGGATATCTGATCTATCCGTTCAATGAACGCTTTGCATCCAAACTCAAGTGGGTGGATGTGGGGCTGGCCCTGCTTGCCGTATGTGCCGCCCTCTACCTGGTTTTTTTCGAAGACGCCCTCCATGCCCGAAACGAGGTACCCATTCTGTCGGACCTGATATTTGCCGGGATCGCCATTGTGTTGATGCTTGAAATCACCCGGCGCACCTGCGGCTATATCATCCCGACCCTTGCCATTATCTTTCTGGGTTATGCGTTGTGGTTCGGCCAATATATGGGCGGTATGTGGAGTTTTCCGGGTGTAAGTCTCCAGCGCATGCTCTACCGGATGTACTTTGCGCCGGACGGTATTTTCGGCACCATCGCCACCATCTCATCAACCTTTGTGTTCCTGTTTGTATTGTTTGCGGCATTCCTGCTCAAATCCGGGGCCGGGGATTTTATTATCCGGCTGAGTGTGGCCGCCATGGGCAAAATGATCGGCGGTCCTGCAAAAATGGCGGTATTTGCAAGCGGACTGATGGGCTCTATCTCCGGTTCTGCCGTGGCCAACACCGTGGGCACAGGGTCCATCACCATTCCCTTGATGAAGCGGGTGGGATTTTCCGCCAAATTTGCCGGGGGCGTGGAGGCGGCCGCCTCCACAGGCGGCCAGCTGATGCCGCCCATCATGGGCGCCGGGGCCTTTATCATGAGCCAGTGGACCCAGATCCCTTACCTGCAGATTGTCGGGGTAGCCATTATCCCGGCCCTGCTCTACTTTCTAAGTGTCGCCTTTTTTGTCCACCTGCGGGCAAAAAAGCAGGGACTCAAGGTCATGGAAGATCATGAAATACCCAAAATTTCAGATGTCATGAAAGAGGGGTGGCACTTTTTTATTCCCATCGGCGTGCTCATCGGCCTGCTCATGGCAGGATTTACCCCCACCTATTCCGCCTGCGCAGGTATCGCTGCCATTGTAGCGGCTTCCTGGCTGAACAAAAATACCCGCATGGGCCTCGGAGACATTCTGGATGCCTTTGCCCAGGGCTCGCGCGGCATGGTAACCACCGGTGTGATTCTATTGTGCTCGGGGATAGTGATCGGCGTGGTGCTCATGGTGGGTGCCGGCATCAAGTTTTCCATCCTTATCTCCGGCATTGCCGGCGGCAGCCTTTTGATTACCATCATCCTGGTCGCCCTGGCCTCCCTGGTACTGGGCATGGGGTTACCCGTCACAGCCTCGTACATTGTTCTTGCCGTGCTGGCTGCGCCCTCCCTTGAAATGCTTGGTGCTCCTTTGATCGGCGCCCACATGCTCATCTTCTGGTACTCCCAGGATGCCAACGTCACCCCACCGGTCTGCCTGGCCGCGTACTCGGCCGCCGGCATATCCGGCAGCGCGCCCCTGGCCACGGGCATCGAGTCCTGGAAACTGGCCAAGGGGCTGTACATCATTCCCCTATTGTTCGTGTACACCCCCATCCTGTTCCAGGGCAATTTCATGGAGGTGGCAGAGGTCAGCATCGCCGCACTGGTGGGTCTGTTCTGCTTTGCAGCCTTTTTTGAAGGGTATCACCGCAACCATTTGAATTGGCTGTTCAGGGCAGGCTATCTTGCATCCGGCGTGTTACTCATCTGGCCGCTGATGTGGTGCCACGGGGCCGGCCTTGCCTTGTTTATCACCCTGGCGCTGCTTCAGGGGAAACCCGCCCGAAATTAA
- a CDS encoding FadR/GntR family transcriptional regulator: protein MRELFKKIPKKKVSDKVFDQVKSLIVTGKLLPGQKIPSEMDLIGLFAVSRSSVREAILRLECLGFVEQRHGEGTFVKSATEAVVLDYMTEISRETDFMSGLMEIRNVLEVWAARTAAARATDENIGVLMNIITAMKERRKPEPPRFDNNVTLHRQIVAATHNPFLIHMMGSILGWIGTVTHQIYENPRTAPELYQEITRQHCQVVDAIIDRDEKAAEQAMVAHLEFVSQRITN from the coding sequence GTGCGAGAACTGTTTAAAAAAATTCCCAAGAAAAAAGTAAGCGACAAAGTCTTTGACCAGGTAAAATCCCTGATCGTTACCGGCAAGCTGCTGCCCGGTCAGAAAATCCCCTCGGAAATGGATTTGATCGGTCTGTTTGCTGTGAGCCGGTCTTCGGTCCGGGAGGCAATACTGCGCCTGGAGTGCCTGGGATTTGTGGAACAGCGCCACGGCGAAGGCACCTTTGTAAAATCCGCCACCGAAGCGGTTGTGCTGGATTATATGACTGAAATTTCCAGGGAAACGGATTTTATGTCCGGCCTCATGGAAATCCGCAATGTCCTCGAGGTCTGGGCCGCCCGCACTGCAGCAGCCCGGGCCACGGACGAAAACATCGGCGTGTTGATGAATATCATCACGGCCATGAAAGAGCGCCGGAAACCCGAACCGCCCAGATTCGACAACAATGTCACCCTTCATCGCCAGATTGTTGCGGCCACCCACAACCCCTTTCTCATCCACATGATGGGTTCCATTTTAGGCTGGATCGGCACGGTCACCCATCAGATATACGAAAACCCCCGCACCGCACCGGAACTCTACCAGGAAATCACCCGCCAGCACTGTCAGGTTGTAGATGCCATTATCGACAGAGATGAAAAGGCGGCGGAACAGGCCATGGTGGCGCACTTGGAATTTGTTTCCCAGCGCATCACCAATTAG